From the genome of Neisseria lisongii, one region includes:
- a CDS encoding sodium:proton antiporter, with translation MRLLPVLLPLLLLPSLAQAADFNGAALPLLWGLPFALILLSIALGPLLVPHLWHHHFGKITAFWTLLFLIPFTYTFGAQAGIHTVAHAMIEEYIPFIIILFALYTISGGILVWGNLHGSPKLNTGLLAIGTLLASLMGTTGAAMLMIRPLIRANDNRKHKVHVVVFFIFLVANIGGGLTPLGDPPLFLGFLKGVDFMWTVKHMAVPVLISVVVLLTVFYLLDSYFFSKEDEIAAKDPTADSKLQIFGKFNLLLLFGVVAAVLMSGVWKPSHPGFSILGSHYSLPNLTRDIILLLLAGISLMFTPKQVRAGNEFNFEPIAEVGKLFLGIFITIAPVLAILKAGESGALHSVVSLVHDAQGDPINIMYFWMSGILSAFLDNAPTYLVFFNMAGGDPAFLMTGMTHTLLAVSMGSVFMGALTYIGNAPNFMVKAIAEQRGVKMPSFFGYMAWSFGILTPLFILHTLIFFVWQIF, from the coding sequence ATGCGCTTACTACCTGTTTTGCTTCCCCTGCTTCTGCTGCCCTCGTTGGCTCAGGCTGCCGATTTCAACGGCGCTGCACTGCCGCTGTTGTGGGGTTTGCCGTTTGCCTTAATTTTGCTGTCTATTGCCTTAGGCCCGCTCTTGGTGCCGCATCTTTGGCATCACCATTTCGGCAAAATCACGGCTTTTTGGACCTTGTTGTTCCTGATTCCCTTTACCTACACGTTTGGTGCACAGGCTGGTATCCATACCGTTGCCCATGCCATGATTGAAGAATATATCCCGTTTATCATCATTTTGTTTGCTCTGTACACCATTTCCGGCGGCATTTTGGTGTGGGGAAATCTGCACGGCTCGCCCAAGCTGAACACCGGCCTGCTCGCCATCGGCACACTGCTTGCCTCTTTAATGGGGACAACCGGCGCTGCGATGCTGATGATACGCCCGCTGATCCGTGCCAACGACAACCGCAAGCACAAAGTCCATGTGGTTGTATTCTTTATCTTTTTGGTTGCCAATATCGGCGGCGGCCTTACACCCTTGGGCGATCCGCCGCTCTTTCTCGGCTTTTTGAAAGGCGTGGATTTTATGTGGACGGTGAAACACATGGCCGTACCCGTATTAATCAGCGTTGTGGTTTTGCTGACCGTCTTCTATTTGTTGGACAGCTATTTTTTCAGTAAAGAAGACGAAATCGCCGCCAAAGACCCGACTGCCGACAGCAAGTTGCAAATTTTCGGCAAATTCAATTTATTGCTGCTTTTCGGCGTGGTTGCCGCCGTGTTGATGTCCGGCGTATGGAAACCGTCGCACCCCGGTTTCAGCATTTTAGGCAGCCATTATTCCCTGCCGAACTTGACCCGGGACATTATTTTACTGCTGCTGGCCGGTATTTCCCTGATGTTTACGCCGAAACAGGTGCGTGCCGGTAATGAGTTCAACTTTGAACCGATTGCCGAAGTCGGCAAACTGTTTTTGGGCATCTTCATCACCATTGCGCCGGTATTGGCGATTTTGAAAGCCGGCGAAAGCGGAGCGCTGCACAGCGTAGTGTCTTTGGTTCACGATGCCCAAGGCGATCCGATTAACATTATGTATTTCTGGATGAGCGGCATTCTCTCCGCCTTTTTGGACAACGCCCCGACTTATCTGGTGTTTTTCAATATGGCAGGCGGCGACCCTGCGTTCCTGATGACCGGTATGACCCACACCCTGCTTGCCGTATCCATGGGTTCGGTGTTTATGGGCGCACTCACCTATATCGGCAATGCACCGAACTTTATGGTGAAAGCCATCGCCGAACAACGGGGCGTAAAAATGCCGAGCTTCTTCGGCTATATGGCATGGTCGTTCGGTATCCTGACCCCGCTGTTTATCCTCCACACCCTGATTTTCTTTGTGTGGCAGATATTTTAA
- the ettA gene encoding energy-dependent translational throttle protein EttA: protein MSQQYVYSMLRVSKVVPPQKSIIKDISLSFFPGAKIGLLGLNGAGKSTVLRIMAGVDKEFEGEAVPMGGIKIGYLPQEPELDPEKTVREEVESGLGEVAAAQKRLEEVYAEYANPDADFDALAEEQGRLEAIIAAGSSSGGGAEHELEIAADALRLPDWDTKIGVLSGGEKRRVALCKLLLSKPDMLLLDEPTNHLDAESVEWLEQFLVRFPGTVVAVTHDRYFLDNAAEWILELDRGHGIPWKGNYSSWLEQKEKRLETEAKTEAARVKAMKQELEWVRQNAKGRQAKSKARLARFEEMSNYEYQKRNETQEIFIPVAERLGNEVIEFVKVSKSFGDKVLIDDLSFKVPAGAIVGIIGPNGAGKSTLFKMISGKEQPDCGEVKIGQTVKMSLIDQSREGLQNDKTVFDNIAEGRDILQVGQFEIPARAYLGRFNFKGSDQSKIAGNLSGGERGRLHLAKTLLSGGNVLLLDEPSNDLDVETLRALEDALLEFAGSVMVISHDRWFLDRIATHILACEGDSKWVFFDGNYQEYEEDKKRRLGEEGAKPKRIRYKPVTR, encoded by the coding sequence ATGAGCCAACAATATGTATATTCCATGCTGCGGGTAAGCAAGGTCGTGCCGCCGCAGAAAAGCATTATTAAAGACATTTCGCTGTCGTTTTTCCCCGGCGCCAAAATCGGCTTGCTCGGTTTGAACGGTGCGGGCAAGTCCACCGTGTTGCGGATTATGGCGGGCGTGGATAAAGAATTTGAAGGCGAAGCCGTGCCGATGGGCGGCATTAAAATCGGCTATCTGCCGCAAGAGCCGGAGCTTGATCCTGAAAAAACCGTGCGTGAAGAAGTGGAAAGCGGTTTGGGCGAAGTGGCGGCGGCGCAGAAGCGTTTGGAAGAAGTGTATGCCGAATATGCCAATCCCGATGCCGATTTTGACGCTTTGGCGGAAGAGCAGGGACGTTTGGAAGCGATTATCGCCGCCGGTTCGAGTTCGGGCGGCGGTGCGGAGCATGAGTTGGAAATCGCCGCCGACGCTTTGCGCTTACCCGATTGGGACACCAAAATCGGCGTGTTGTCGGGCGGTGAAAAACGCCGTGTCGCCTTGTGCAAACTCTTGTTGAGCAAGCCCGATATGCTGCTGTTGGACGAGCCGACCAACCACTTGGACGCTGAATCGGTAGAGTGGTTGGAGCAATTCTTAGTGCGTTTCCCCGGCACGGTGGTCGCCGTTACCCACGACCGCTATTTCCTCGACAACGCCGCCGAGTGGATTTTGGAACTCGACCGAGGACACGGCATTCCGTGGAAAGGCAATTATTCTTCATGGCTGGAACAAAAAGAAAAACGCTTGGAAACCGAAGCCAAAACCGAAGCCGCCCGTGTCAAAGCCATGAAGCAGGAATTGGAATGGGTGCGCCAAAACGCCAAAGGCCGCCAAGCTAAATCCAAAGCCCGTTTGGCACGTTTTGAAGAAATGAGCAATTACGAATACCAAAAACGCAACGAAACGCAAGAAATCTTTATTCCCGTTGCCGAGCGTTTAGGTAACGAAGTGATTGAATTTGTGAAAGTTTCCAAATCATTCGGCGACAAAGTGCTGATTGACGATTTGAGCTTCAAAGTGCCTGCGGGTGCGATTGTCGGCATTATCGGCCCGAACGGTGCGGGTAAATCCACACTGTTTAAAATGATTTCCGGCAAAGAGCAACCCGATTGTGGCGAAGTGAAAATCGGGCAGACTGTGAAAATGAGCCTGATTGACCAAAGCAGGGAAGGTCTGCAAAACGACAAAACCGTGTTCGACAACATCGCCGAAGGACGGGATATTTTACAGGTCGGACAGTTTGAAATCCCCGCCCGTGCCTATTTGGGACGCTTCAACTTCAAAGGCAGCGATCAGAGCAAAATCGCAGGCAACCTGTCTGGCGGCGAACGGGGGCGGCTGCACTTGGCGAAAACGCTGTTGAGCGGCGGCAACGTCTTGCTGCTGGACGAACCATCCAACGACCTCGACGTAGAAACCCTGCGTGCCCTCGAAGATGCCCTGCTCGAATTTGCCGGCAGCGTGATGGTGATTTCCCACGACCGTTGGTTCCTCGACCGCATCGCCACCCATATTCTCGCTTGCGAAGGCGATTCCAAATGGGTGTTCTTCGACGGCAACTATCAGGAATACGAAGAAGACAAAAAACGCCGGCTCGGTGAAGAGGGTGCGAAACCGAAACGTATCCGCTATAAACCGGTAACACGTTGA
- a CDS encoding efflux RND transporter permease subunit, whose translation MSKFFIERPIFAWVIAIFIIAAGFFGIKSLPISQYPSVASPTITLTATYPGASAKVMEDSVLSVIERNMYGVDGLDYMTTSADSSGSGSVTLAFTPETNEDLAQVNVQNKLSEVTALLPATVQQYGVTVSKARSNFLQVVMLTSESQSVEEMNDYAQRNVVPELQRLDGVGGVRLFGAQRAMRIWVDPKKLENFNLSFADVSAAISAQNVQISAGALGALPANEGQTISATITAQGQLSTPEEFGNIMLRSNTDGSNVYLKDVAKISLGMENYATAAKLNGSTTTGMAVSLSNSGNALATAKAVKAKMEELQKFFPEGMKWVVPYDTSTFVDISIEKVIQTLVEAIVLVFIVMYLFLQNIRYTLIPTIVVPISLMGAFAVIAYMGMSINVLTMFAMVLVIGIVVDDAIVVVENVERIMVEEGLSPKEATKKAMGQISGAVIGITAVLMSVFVPMAMFSGATGNIYRQFSVTMVAAIAFSAFLALTLTPALCATMLKAIPKGHHEAKKGFFGWFNRKFDSATHGYEGWVAKILRKTGRMAVVYVALSAIGVFLLTRLPGSFLPEEDQGFVMVSVQLPAGATKERTDVTLDQITKIAQSMPEVENVIGVSGFSFSGSGQNMAMGFVILKDWSERNAPGSNAAAIAGKLTGAAMGTVKDGFAIAISPPAIMELGNASGLSFYLQDRTNSGHEALLAKRNELIGKMRQSPIFNPQTVRASGLEDAPQLKIDINRQAAAAQGIDFSSIRSVLGTALGGSYINDFPNRGRLQRVMVQAEAAGRMQPADVLALTVPNRQGVAVPLSTFATVSWENGMQQSVRFNGYPAMELTGAPAPGHSTGAAMVALQQMVEELGGGYSLEWGGQSREEAKGGSQTMILYALAGAAIFLVLAALYESWSIPLAVILVIPLGLIGAAFGVSGRNLLDALLGGIPAYANDIYFQVGFVTVMGLSAKNAILIIEFAKDLQDQGKTALEAALKAANLRFRPILMTSFAFILGVVPLYLASGASSSSQRAIGTTVFWGMLIGTLLSVFLVPLFYVVVRGFFKGKQPTEALAAESGVIEHTAGKKRHK comes from the coding sequence ATGTCTAAGTTTTTTATTGAGCGGCCCATCTTTGCATGGGTTATCGCCATTTTCATTATCGCCGCCGGCTTTTTCGGGATTAAAAGCCTGCCGATTTCCCAATATCCGTCGGTGGCATCGCCGACCATTACCCTGACCGCCACTTATCCGGGTGCTTCCGCCAAAGTGATGGAAGACAGCGTATTGTCGGTAATCGAACGCAATATGTATGGCGTGGACGGTTTGGACTACATGACCACATCTGCCGATTCGAGCGGTAGCGGTTCGGTAACGTTGGCTTTTACGCCGGAAACCAATGAAGATTTGGCGCAGGTCAATGTGCAGAACAAACTTTCGGAAGTAACCGCTTTGCTGCCGGCGACCGTGCAGCAATACGGCGTAACCGTATCCAAAGCCCGTTCCAACTTCCTGCAGGTGGTGATGCTCACTTCCGAGAGCCAGTCTGTCGAAGAAATGAACGACTATGCCCAACGCAACGTCGTGCCTGAATTGCAGCGTCTTGACGGCGTGGGCGGTGTGCGTCTGTTTGGTGCACAGCGTGCGATGCGGATTTGGGTTGATCCGAAGAAACTGGAAAACTTCAATCTCTCGTTTGCCGATGTGTCTGCCGCCATCAGCGCCCAAAATGTGCAGATTTCTGCCGGTGCGCTGGGTGCGCTGCCTGCCAACGAAGGCCAGACCATTTCGGCAACCATTACCGCACAAGGCCAGTTGAGTACGCCTGAAGAATTCGGCAACATCATGCTGCGTTCCAATACCGACGGTTCTAACGTTTATCTGAAAGACGTGGCGAAAATCAGTTTGGGCATGGAAAACTATGCTACCGCCGCCAAACTCAACGGCTCGACCACCACCGGTATGGCGGTATCGCTGTCCAACAGCGGTAATGCCTTGGCAACGGCTAAAGCGGTGAAAGCCAAAATGGAAGAGCTGCAAAAATTCTTCCCCGAAGGCATGAAATGGGTGGTGCCTTACGATACGTCCACATTCGTCGATATTTCGATTGAAAAAGTGATCCAAACGCTGGTAGAAGCCATCGTATTGGTGTTTATCGTGATGTATCTCTTTCTGCAGAATATCCGCTACACCCTGATTCCGACAATTGTGGTGCCGATTTCCCTGATGGGGGCGTTTGCCGTGATTGCGTATATGGGCATGTCGATTAACGTATTGACCATGTTTGCGATGGTATTGGTGATCGGTATTGTGGTCGATGATGCCATCGTGGTGGTGGAAAACGTCGAGCGGATTATGGTGGAAGAGGGCTTGTCGCCGAAAGAAGCCACCAAAAAAGCGATGGGACAGATTTCCGGTGCGGTTATCGGTATTACGGCGGTATTGATGTCGGTATTTGTACCGATGGCGATGTTCAGCGGCGCAACCGGTAATATTTACCGCCAGTTTTCGGTAACGATGGTGGCGGCGATTGCATTCTCGGCATTCCTTGCTCTGACGCTGACTCCGGCATTGTGTGCCACCATGCTCAAAGCGATTCCGAAAGGCCATCACGAAGCGAAAAAAGGCTTTTTCGGCTGGTTTAACCGTAAATTTGACAGCGCAACCCACGGCTACGAAGGCTGGGTGGCAAAAATCCTGCGCAAAACCGGCCGTATGGCGGTGGTGTATGTGGCATTGTCGGCCATCGGCGTATTCCTGCTGACCCGCCTGCCGGGATCATTCCTGCCGGAAGAAGACCAAGGCTTTGTGATGGTGAGCGTGCAACTGCCTGCCGGTGCGACCAAAGAGCGTACCGATGTAACGCTTGATCAGATTACCAAAATCGCCCAATCCATGCCGGAAGTGGAAAACGTAATCGGCGTATCCGGTTTCAGTTTCAGCGGTTCGGGTCAGAATATGGCGATGGGCTTTGTGATTCTGAAAGACTGGAGCGAGCGTAATGCACCGGGTAGCAATGCGGCGGCGATTGCCGGTAAATTGACCGGTGCCGCTATGGGTACGGTTAAAGACGGTTTTGCGATTGCGATTTCTCCGCCTGCGATTATGGAACTGGGCAACGCTTCGGGCTTGTCGTTCTACCTGCAAGACCGCACCAACAGCGGCCATGAAGCCTTGCTGGCAAAACGCAACGAATTGATCGGCAAAATGCGTCAAAGCCCGATTTTCAATCCGCAAACCGTGCGTGCCAGCGGCTTGGAAGATGCGCCGCAACTCAAAATCGACATCAACCGTCAGGCTGCTGCTGCACAAGGCATTGATTTTTCCAGTATCCGCAGCGTATTGGGTACGGCATTGGGTGGTTCGTATATCAACGACTTCCCGAATCGGGGCCGTTTGCAGCGGGTGATGGTTCAGGCTGAAGCCGCCGGCCGTATGCAGCCTGCTGATGTGTTGGCACTGACCGTGCCGAACCGTCAAGGCGTTGCTGTGCCGCTTTCGACTTTTGCGACCGTGTCTTGGGAAAACGGTATGCAGCAGAGCGTACGTTTCAACGGCTATCCGGCGATGGAGCTGACCGGTGCGCCTGCTCCGGGCCATTCGACCGGTGCCGCTATGGTTGCCTTGCAGCAGATGGTTGAAGAATTGGGCGGCGGTTACAGCTTGGAATGGGGCGGCCAGTCTCGCGAAGAGGCGAAAGGCGGTTCGCAAACCATGATTCTGTATGCCTTAGCCGGTGCCGCTATTTTCTTGGTATTGGCTGCGCTGTATGAAAGCTGGTCGATTCCGTTGGCGGTGATTCTGGTGATTCCGCTGGGCTTGATTGGTGCTGCGTTTGGTGTGAGCGGCCGCAATCTGCTTGATGCGCTGTTGGGCGGCATTCCGGCGTATGCCAACGATATTTACTTCCAAGTCGGTTTTGTAACCGTGATGGGTCTGTCGGCGAAAAATGCGATTCTGATTATCGAGTTTGCCAAAGACTTGCAGGATCAGGGCAAAACGGCGTTGGAAGCAGCGCTGAAAGCGGCGAACCTGCGTTTCCGTCCGATTCTGATGACCTCGTTTGCCTTTATTTTGGGCGTAGTGCCGCTGTATCTCGCTTCGGGTGCCAGCTCGTCCAGCCAGCGTGCCATCGGTACAACGGTATTCTGGGGTATGCTGATCGGCACATTGCTGTCGGTATTCTTGGTGCCGCTGTTTTATGTGGTGGTTCGAGGCTTCTTCAAAGGCAAACAGCCGACTGAAGCACTCGCAGCCGAAAGCGGCGTGATCGAACACACCGCCGGTAAAAAACGCCATAAGTAA
- a CDS encoding efflux transporter outer membrane subunit, whose protein sequence is MKKINFTPALSVLTAAVLSACTLMPKYEQPQVAVAETFKYDVAEPGIQAAALGWQDYFADPRLHRLIETALERNTNLRAAVLNSEIYRKQYMIERNNLLPSLNGNGSGTRSRTAADLSPTGSANHTNAYTVGLGIAAYELDLFGRVRSSSEAALQGYFNSAANRDAAHLTLVSSVAKAYFNERYAEEAMALAQRVLKTREATYSLSQLRHKAGVISAIDLRQQEALIESAKADYAKAVQAREQARNALVMLINRPLPEDLPQGLPLNKQFKISRLPAGLSSEVLLNRPDVRAAEFALKQANANIGAARAAFFPSISLTGTLGFGSTELDQLFRGSNRMWSFGPAINLPIFNWGTNKANLDVAKLRQQAQVAAYESAVQSAFRDVSDALVAREQLDKNHTALGKQSRAYADTLRLVSLRYKHGVSSALDLLDAERSSYGAETAVLAAQLTRLENMADLYKALGGGLKRYTNETATQ, encoded by the coding sequence ATGAAAAAAATCAATTTCACCCCCGCACTCAGCGTTTTGACCGCCGCCGTATTGTCGGCATGTACGCTGATGCCCAAATACGAGCAGCCGCAGGTTGCCGTGGCTGAAACCTTTAAATACGATGTCGCCGAACCCGGCATTCAGGCAGCGGCTCTGGGTTGGCAGGATTATTTTGCCGATCCCCGCCTGCACCGCCTGATTGAAACCGCACTCGAACGCAACACCAATTTGCGTGCCGCCGTATTGAATTCGGAAATCTACCGCAAACAATACATGATCGAGCGCAATAATTTATTGCCCAGCCTCAACGGCAACGGCAGCGGCACACGTTCCCGCACCGCCGCCGATTTAAGCCCGACCGGCAGTGCCAACCATACCAACGCCTACACCGTCGGCTTGGGCATTGCCGCTTATGAACTGGACTTGTTCGGCAGAGTACGCAGCAGCAGCGAAGCCGCCCTGCAAGGCTATTTCAACAGCGCCGCCAACCGTGATGCCGCCCACTTGACGCTGGTGTCGTCCGTTGCCAAAGCCTATTTCAACGAACGCTACGCCGAAGAAGCCATGGCCTTGGCGCAACGGGTATTGAAAACCCGTGAAGCGACCTACAGCCTGTCTCAGCTGCGCCACAAAGCCGGTGTGATTTCCGCCATCGACCTGCGCCAACAGGAAGCCTTGATCGAATCGGCCAAAGCCGACTATGCCAAAGCCGTGCAGGCACGGGAACAGGCACGCAATGCGCTGGTGATGCTGATTAACCGTCCGTTGCCGGAAGATTTGCCGCAAGGTTTGCCGCTGAACAAACAATTTAAAATCAGCCGTTTGCCTGCAGGCTTGAGTTCCGAAGTTTTGCTCAACCGTCCTGACGTGCGTGCCGCCGAATTTGCCCTGAAACAGGCAAACGCCAATATCGGTGCCGCCCGTGCCGCATTCTTCCCGTCCATCAGCCTCACCGGCACGCTGGGCTTCGGTTCGACCGAACTGGATCAGCTGTTTAGAGGCAGCAACCGCATGTGGTCGTTCGGCCCGGCGATCAACTTGCCGATTTTCAACTGGGGTACAAACAAAGCCAATCTCGATGTGGCCAAGCTGCGCCAGCAGGCACAAGTTGCCGCCTATGAATCAGCGGTGCAGTCTGCATTCCGAGACGTTTCCGATGCACTGGTGGCACGCGAACAGCTGGATAAAAACCACACCGCATTGGGCAAACAGAGCCGTGCCTACGCCGACACGCTGCGTTTAGTCAGCCTGCGCTACAAACACGGCGTATCCAGCGCCTTGGATTTGCTGGATGCTGAACGCAGCAGCTATGGCGCAGAAACCGCCGTTTTGGCCGCCCAACTGACCCGCTTGGAAAACATGGCAGACCTGTATAAAGCCTTAGGCGGCGGTTTGAAACGATACACCAACGAAACCGCTACACAATAA
- a CDS encoding efflux RND transporter periplasmic adaptor subunit codes for MVFHASHKTMKAAALAVAAALALGACGNKDEQAAAQAQAQQAPAPEVGVVTVYPQTVSLVTELPGRLESVRTAQVRAQVGGIIEKRLFQEGSYVRAGQPLYQIDSSTYEAALESAKAQLASAEAALLKADADIARYKPLVEADAISRQEFDAAITARRSAEAGVKAARAAIKSAGISLRRSRITAPISGFIGQSNVSEGTLVNAGDATVLATIQQNNPLYVNVTQSATDIMQLRQDFAEGKLQTVNGGIEVGIKFENGKMYNQTGRLLFADPTVNESTGQVTLRAAIPNDDNVLLPGLYVRVLMNQADVANAFVVPQQAVTRGAKDTVMIVNAQGGLEPREVTVAQQQGSNWIITAGLQDGDKVVVDGTMIAGMMGAKKVTPKEWKQPSENAPQMPAAHNHAASEAEQAASDSK; via the coding sequence ATGGTTTTTCATGCTTCTCATAAAACAATGAAGGCGGCGGCTTTGGCCGTCGCCGCTGCTTTGGCGCTGGGCGCTTGCGGCAATAAAGACGAACAGGCAGCCGCTCAGGCGCAGGCTCAACAAGCGCCGGCTCCGGAAGTGGGCGTGGTAACGGTTTACCCGCAAACGGTGTCGCTGGTAACTGAATTGCCGGGCCGTTTGGAATCGGTGCGTACGGCGCAGGTGCGGGCGCAGGTCGGCGGTATTATCGAAAAACGTTTGTTCCAAGAGGGCAGCTATGTGCGTGCCGGTCAGCCGCTGTATCAAATCGACAGCTCGACTTACGAAGCGGCTTTGGAAAGTGCCAAGGCGCAACTGGCTTCGGCTGAGGCGGCATTGTTGAAAGCCGATGCGGATATTGCCCGCTACAAACCTTTGGTTGAGGCGGATGCCATCAGCCGTCAGGAGTTTGATGCGGCGATAACGGCACGCCGTTCTGCCGAAGCGGGCGTGAAAGCGGCCCGTGCGGCGATTAAGTCGGCCGGTATCAGCCTGCGCCGCAGCCGGATTACGGCACCGATTTCCGGTTTTATCGGTCAATCGAATGTGTCGGAAGGTACGCTGGTAAATGCGGGTGATGCAACGGTGTTGGCAACCATTCAGCAAAACAATCCGCTGTATGTCAATGTTACCCAGTCTGCCACCGATATTATGCAGCTGCGTCAGGATTTCGCCGAGGGCAAGCTGCAAACGGTGAATGGCGGTATCGAAGTGGGCATTAAGTTTGAAAACGGTAAGATGTACAACCAAACCGGCCGCCTGCTGTTTGCCGACCCGACTGTGAATGAATCTACCGGTCAGGTAACGCTGCGTGCGGCAATTCCGAATGATGATAATGTATTGCTGCCGGGGCTGTATGTGCGTGTGCTGATGAATCAGGCCGATGTTGCCAATGCGTTTGTCGTGCCGCAGCAGGCGGTAACCCGTGGGGCGAAAGACACGGTGATGATTGTCAATGCACAAGGCGGTTTGGAGCCTCGTGAGGTAACTGTGGCGCAACAGCAGGGAAGCAACTGGATTATCACTGCCGGTTTGCAGGACGGCGATAAGGTAGTGGTGGACGGTACGATGATTGCCGGTATGATGGGTGCGAAAAAAGTAACGCCTAAAGAGTGGAAACAGCCGTCTGAAAATGCCCCTCAAATGCCTGCGGCACATAATCACGCTGCCTCTGAAGCCGAACAGGCTGCTTCCGACAGCAAATAA
- the mtrR gene encoding multidrug efflux system transcriptional repressor MtrR, with product MRKTKIEAQKTREHLMLAALETFYDKGIARTSLNEIAQTAGVTRGALYWHFKNKEDLFDALFQRICQDIENCMQNDLQQNNSSSWQSFEQLLDKFFTRLEHNDIHNKFYTILFFKCERIEKNHAITAIIQKYHSIWHDKLTDILNACIQEGELPASLDINFAIIFIKSNTDGLIKQWLSSPQDFRLSEAAPRLIRIMLDTLKTHALIQQQA from the coding sequence ATGAGAAAAACCAAAATCGAAGCCCAAAAAACCCGCGAGCATTTAATGCTGGCCGCCCTTGAAACCTTCTACGACAAAGGCATCGCCCGCACCTCGCTCAACGAAATCGCCCAAACCGCCGGCGTAACCCGGGGCGCACTCTACTGGCATTTCAAAAACAAAGAAGACCTCTTCGATGCCTTGTTCCAACGCATTTGCCAAGACATAGAAAACTGCATGCAGAACGATTTGCAGCAAAACAACAGCAGCAGCTGGCAAAGTTTCGAGCAATTGTTAGACAAATTTTTTACCCGCTTGGAACACAACGACATCCACAACAAGTTTTACACCATTCTCTTTTTCAAATGCGAACGCATTGAAAAAAACCACGCCATTACCGCAATTATCCAAAAATACCATTCCATCTGGCACGACAAACTCACCGACATCCTGAACGCCTGCATTCAGGAAGGCGAATTGCCCGCCAGCCTCGACATCAATTTTGCCATCATCTTCATCAAATCCAACACCGACGGCTTAATCAAACAATGGCTCTCCTCACCACAGGATTTCCGCCTCAGCGAAGCCGCCCCCCGCCTGATCCGAATCATGCTGGACACCCTGAAAACCCACGCCCTGATTCAACAACAAGCATAA